CCTTGGCACATTATTTGCTGATGCTGAATCCTGTGCAGTTTCCTGGCAGCTTTTTTAGTGTTGATTTGTCACTGCCTTCCACACTCAAGTGCAGGCTGAGGAGGCAGATCCCACAATTACATCAGTCAGGGTTGGAATTCAAACCTGTCGTTGGCGATATTCTTAAACCACGCGcttgccatccagccaactgagctaactggcccttCGAAGGTTGCTGCATCACAGGCAAATTAAATATCCTTTCTGAATTTAAAATGTTCACACCAAAATACTTGGTGTGCATTAAATAAAATCTCTAAACAGAAAACTCTACTTAAAAATTTCTGTGTGATAGTTCTGCTACAAATTCATATCACAAGCAAATATGATGCAGAAATACTTTACAATATCAGATAGGGTGGAGAGTCCATTCATCATAACCATGTCTTTCAAATGACTAATGGTCAAATGGATAGGATGATTACACGGTTCCTATGGCTAAATCATATTTAAAGCAAAATACCTGTAACTTTGTTCAAAATAAATTTTGAAAATACCATCTTTAGAATAAACTGTGGAAATTTCTTCCACAATTTTTTTTCCCAGCCGAGTAATTGAGGAATTTCACAAATCTGTTGAAGGGATTCATAACCTCTTGCAGCAGGTATTCAGGGACATGATACCCAGTTTTCTGACAAGATTCTACAGATAACTAAAGatgacagataataataataatagcttattgtcacaagtaggcttcaatgaagctgtgaaaagcccctagtcgccacattccggagcctgttcggggaggctggtatgggaattgaacccgcgctgctggccttgttctgcattacaagccagctatttagcccactgtgctaaaccagcagacgAACAGAGAAGGGGATGTAACTCTGGTGCATGCAATATGTTTATAATAATTTATTTCTGAAATAATTTCCACATCCCCCTTTAGAGAATGGCTGTACCAGTGTATTGTAAAAGGGAAGGTGGCAAAGCAAAAGAAGATGTCATGCTGGAACCATAGAATCTCACCACACAGAAGGAGGTTATTATGCCTTTGCCAGCTCTTTAAAAGAGATGTCCAATTAATAACCATTTCCCTGCtccttccccatcgccctgcatATCTTTCCTTTTAAAGTACAGATCTAATTTATTTTGAAAGTTGACActaaatctgcttccactgcccttttatATAGTGCATTCCAGGTGCACAGCAGGTATGCCTCCAATTATTCAAGGTATTGGAAAGAAGTTTGGAAGGATTTCTATCCTGTGTGAATGTGTCTATGTATTTCTAGAGAGGAGGAGTAGGTGAAGCAGTTCTGGCAGAAGTCACATTGGAAACGCCTATCACCTGTGTGGGTGTGCTGGTGTTTTAGAAGCTCTGGCAATTGGGTGAAACCTTTGTTGCAAAATTCGCATTTGAATGGTTTATCACCTGTGGGGATGCACTGGTGCCTCAGGAAATAGGAGGAGCTCAGGAAAGCTTTGTCGCAAATCTCacacctgaatggtctctcccctgtgtggatACGCTGATGTACCACAAGATAGGATGAGCTACAGAAATCTTTGTCACAAGTGTCACACCTGAACGGTCGGTCATCTGTGTGGCTGCGCTGGTGTATTCTGAGGTATGATGAACTGCAGAAGTCTTTGTTACAGACCTCacacctgaatggtctctcatcCTTGTGGTTACGCTGATGCTTTCGGAGGTATGATAAATTGCAGAAACCTCTGTTGCAAACCTCACAACTGAATGGTCTCTCACCGGTGTGGATACGTTGGTGTACAACAAGGTAAGCGGAGCTGCAGAAGTCTTTGTTGCAAACCtcacacctgaacaatttcccactTTTACAAATGCATTTATGTTCCAGGAGGCGTGTTAATGTTACAAAAGCTTTGCTGCAGGCATCACATTTGAAGGCTTTCTTCTCTGTGTGGGTACGCCGGTGTTCTACTAGATACAACTGCTTCATGAAAGCTTTGTCGCAAATTTTGCATTTGAATGGTTTCTCACCTGTGTGGATACGCCAATGTTGTAGGAGGGTCGATGCTTGGGCAAAGGCCTTTTCACATACTTTGCATTTGAATAGCCTTTCACCTGTGTGAACGTGCCGGTGTTTCACGAGACTTGATGAATGACTGAAACCCTTATCACACACCTCACATTTGAATGGCCTCTCACC
This window of the Scyliorhinus torazame isolate Kashiwa2021f chromosome 14, sScyTor2.1, whole genome shotgun sequence genome carries:
- the LOC140390203 gene encoding uncharacterized protein isoform X2, translated to MGKKPYKCDMCSWTFALSSELVNHLRMHTGERPFKCEVCDKGFSHSSSLVKHRHVHTGERLFKCKVCEKAFAQASTLLQHWRIHTGEKPFKCKICDKAFMKQLYLVEHRRTHTEKKAFKCDACSKAFVTLTRLLEHKCICKSGKLFRCEVCNKDFCSSAYLVVHQRIHTGERPFSCEVCNRGFCNLSYLRKHQRNHKDERPFRCEVCNKDFCSSSYLRIHQRSHTDDRPFRCDTCDKDFCSSSYLVVHQRIHTGERPFRCEICDKAFLSSSYFLRHQCIPTELQKLQGRRTQRKKRNENSHEDFLHRDQHTVTELLVAREREPHDFKHPSR